A genomic region of Magnetospirillum sp. WYHS-4 contains the following coding sequences:
- the hslU gene encoding ATP-dependent protease ATPase subunit HslU yields the protein MTVPGIAFTPREIVSELDRFIVGQNDAKRAVAVALRNRWRRQQLSDALREEVVPKNILMIGPTGVGKTEIARRLAKLAQAPFIKVEATKFTEIGYVGRDVEQIVRDLIEIAIHEARDRLRKEVRAKAELRAEERVLDLLVGEAASPETRQKFRKMLREGQLDDREVEVPVEESSGLSMPTIDLPGMPGAQMGMLNLNDIFGKAFGARTKPKKMTVSESYEVLLTQEGDKLLDEDKIVKDAIAAVENNGIVFIDEIDKITARSDAKTVGADVSREGVQRDLLPLIEGTTVSTKRGPIRTDHILFIASGAFHIAKPSDMLPELQGRLPIRVELHPLSRDDFVRILTEPEASLIKQYKALMAVEDLTLDFTPEAIGEIADLAAEINASVENIGARRLHTVLEKLVEEISFTASERSGETVGLTAEDVRRKVSDLAKKGDLKKFIL from the coding sequence ATGACCGTACCGGGAATCGCCTTCACGCCGCGCGAGATCGTTTCCGAGCTTGACCGGTTCATCGTCGGCCAGAACGACGCCAAGCGCGCCGTCGCCGTGGCGCTGCGCAACCGCTGGCGTCGCCAGCAGCTTTCCGATGCGCTTCGCGAAGAGGTGGTGCCCAAGAATATTCTGATGATCGGACCCACCGGCGTCGGCAAGACCGAGATCGCCCGCCGCCTGGCCAAGCTGGCCCAGGCTCCCTTCATCAAGGTGGAAGCCACCAAGTTCACCGAGATCGGCTACGTCGGACGCGACGTGGAGCAGATCGTCCGCGACCTGATCGAGATCGCCATCCACGAAGCGCGCGACCGGCTGCGCAAGGAGGTGCGCGCCAAGGCCGAGCTGCGGGCCGAGGAAAGGGTGCTGGACCTGCTGGTCGGGGAAGCCGCGAGCCCGGAAACCCGTCAGAAATTCCGCAAGATGCTGCGCGAAGGTCAATTGGATGATCGCGAGGTGGAGGTGCCGGTCGAGGAATCCTCGGGCCTGTCCATGCCGACCATCGATCTCCCCGGCATGCCGGGGGCGCAGATGGGCATGCTCAATCTGAACGACATCTTCGGCAAGGCTTTCGGTGCCCGCACCAAGCCCAAGAAGATGACCGTATCCGAATCCTACGAGGTTTTGCTGACCCAGGAAGGCGACAAGCTTCTGGACGAGGACAAGATCGTCAAGGACGCCATCGCCGCGGTGGAAAACAACGGCATCGTCTTCATCGACGAAATCGACAAGATCACGGCCCGTTCCGATGCCAAAACGGTGGGCGCCGACGTGTCGCGCGAAGGTGTGCAGCGGGACCTGCTGCCGCTGATCGAAGGCACCACGGTCTCGACCAAGCGCGGCCCCATCCGCACCGACCATATCCTGTTCATCGCCTCGGGCGCCTTCCATATCGCCAAGCCGTCCGACATGCTGCCCGAACTGCAGGGCCGCTTGCCCATCCGGGTCGAACTGCATCCCCTTTCCCGCGACGATTTCGTCCGCATCCTGACCGAGCCCGAGGCCAGTCTTATCAAGCAGTACAAGGCCCTGATGGCGGTCGAGGACCTGACGCTCGACTTCACCCCCGAAGCCATCGGCGAAATCGCCGACCTGGCCGCCGAGATCAACGCCAGCGTGGAAAACATCGGCGCCCGCCGCTTGCATACGGTGCTGGAAAAGCTGGTGGAGGAAATCAGCTTCACCGCCTCGGAGCGATCCGGAGAGACGGTCGGCCTGACCGCCGAGGACGTGCGCCGCAAGGTCTCCGACCTGGCGAAGAAGGGCGATCTGAAGAAGTTCATTCTCTAA
- the hslV gene encoding ATP-dependent protease subunit HslV: MTQNDTPLWHGTTILMVRKGGQVVIAGDGQVSLGNTVVKANAKKVRRLGDGGVIGGFAGATADAFTLFERLEGKLEQYPRQLARACVELAKDWRTDRYLRRLEAMMIVADKDVSLVLTGTGDVLEPEDGVTAIGSGGNYALAAARALMDRDDLDARSVAERAMRIAADICVFTNTNLVIETL, translated from the coding sequence ATGACACAGAATGACACTCCCCTCTGGCACGGCACGACGATCCTGATGGTCCGCAAGGGCGGGCAGGTGGTGATCGCGGGCGACGGGCAGGTCAGCCTGGGCAACACGGTGGTCAAGGCCAACGCCAAGAAGGTCCGGCGCCTGGGCGACGGAGGGGTGATCGGCGGCTTCGCCGGGGCCACCGCCGACGCCTTCACCCTGTTCGAGCGCCTGGAAGGCAAGCTGGAGCAGTATCCGAGACAGCTGGCCCGCGCCTGCGTCGAACTGGCCAAGGATTGGCGCACCGACCGCTATCTGCGGCGCCTGGAAGCCATGATGATCGTCGCCGACAAGGATGTTTCGCTGGTTCTCACCGGCACCGGCGACGTGCTGGAACCGGAAGACGGGGTGACCGCCATCGGTTCGGGCGGCAACTACGCCCTGGCCGCCGCCCGCGCGTTGATGGACCGCGACGATCTGGACGCCCGTTCCGTGGCCGAAAGGGCCATGCGCATCGCTGCCGACATTTGCGTCTTCACCAACACCAATCTTGTCATCGAAACGTTATGA
- the pyrF gene encoding orotidine-5'-phosphate decarboxylase, which produces MTGSKLLLSQKAIDPRDRLILALDVPSVEDAKALVERLGDAVSFYKIGLELFMTGSYFELLAWLTERGKKVFVDLKFFDVPQTVASAVRQLHGRGATFATVHGNDAILRAASEAKGDTKILAVTVLTSLDRGDLDALGFRTDVRTLVLSRAKRALEIGCDGVISSGMEAESLRQELGDRFIIVVPGIRPVENKPADDQKRTVDVEEALEKGADYIVVGRPIRQAPDPRAAAEDIQRRIAALFG; this is translated from the coding sequence ATGACCGGGTCCAAACTGTTGCTTTCCCAGAAGGCTATCGATCCCCGGGATCGGTTGATCCTCGCCCTGGACGTTCCGAGCGTCGAAGATGCCAAGGCATTGGTCGAACGGCTGGGCGATGCCGTATCCTTCTACAAGATCGGCCTGGAACTTTTCATGACGGGAAGTTATTTCGAGCTTCTCGCATGGCTGACCGAGCGCGGCAAGAAAGTCTTCGTCGATCTCAAGTTCTTCGACGTTCCGCAAACCGTGGCTTCGGCGGTTCGCCAGTTGCATGGCCGCGGGGCTACGTTCGCTACCGTACACGGTAACGACGCCATCCTGCGGGCGGCTAGCGAAGCGAAGGGCGACACCAAGATCTTGGCGGTCACCGTACTGACCAGTCTGGACCGGGGCGATCTCGACGCCCTGGGGTTTCGCACCGATGTCCGGACCCTTGTGCTCTCGCGGGCTAAGCGCGCATTGGAAATCGGGTGCGATGGAGTGATTTCTTCCGGCATGGAGGCCGAGTCCCTCCGCCAGGAACTGGGGGATAGATTTATCATCGTCGTTCCCGGCATTCGTCCGGTGGAAAACAAACCCGCGGACGACCAGAAGCGAACCGTCGATGTGGAAGAGGCCCTCGAGAAGGGAGCCGATTATATCGTTGTCGGGCGTCCTATCCGCCAGGCGCCGGACCCACGCGCCGCCGCCGAAGACATCCAGCGGCGTATCGCGGCGCTATTCGGCTGA
- the hisB gene encoding imidazoleglycerol-phosphate dehydratase HisB encodes MRTATVERKTRETRIAATVALDGTGTYDIGTGIGFLDHMLEQLSRHSLIDIACKADGDLHIDFHHTVEDSGIVIGEAIAKALGDRKGIARYGTAYAPMDESLTRVALDASNRPYLVWKVEFVRDKLGEMDTELFKEWFQAFAQAAGLTLHVECLYGDNNHHIAESCFKSLARALRQAVSIDPRRADVVPSTKGVLGGSL; translated from the coding sequence ATGCGCACCGCCACGGTGGAACGCAAGACCCGCGAGACCCGCATCGCCGCCACCGTCGCTCTCGACGGCACGGGGACCTACGACATCGGGACCGGCATCGGGTTTCTCGACCACATGCTGGAACAGCTATCGCGCCACAGCCTGATCGATATCGCCTGCAAGGCGGACGGCGACCTGCACATCGACTTCCACCACACCGTGGAGGATTCGGGCATCGTCATCGGCGAGGCCATCGCCAAGGCCTTGGGCGACCGCAAGGGCATCGCCCGCTACGGCACCGCCTATGCCCCGATGGACGAGTCCCTGACCCGGGTGGCGCTCGATGCCTCCAACCGGCCCTATCTGGTCTGGAAGGTGGAATTCGTCCGCGACAAGCTGGGCGAGATGGACACCGAACTGTTCAAGGAATGGTTCCAGGCCTTCGCCCAGGCGGCCGGGCTGACCCTGCATGTGGAATGCCTTTACGGCGACAACAACCACCATATCGCCGAATCCTGTTTCAAATCCCTGGCCCGGGCGCTGCGCCAAGCGGTTTCGATCGATCCCCGGCGCGCGGACGTGGTGCCTTCGACCAAGGGCGTGCTGGGCGGAAGCCTGTGA
- a CDS encoding DUF2628 domain-containing protein — MQLFTVHLEPRAGTLAVIKEGFSWPAFLFLPAWALWHGMWATGVAIATLIAAITLVPVGLDGQALLSLGLAALLGSVANDLLRHMLERRGWRFAAVVAGRNREAAEFRFLDQHPELFR, encoded by the coding sequence ATGCAGCTGTTCACCGTGCACCTGGAACCTCGCGCCGGGACGTTGGCCGTCATCAAGGAAGGCTTTTCCTGGCCGGCCTTCCTGTTCCTGCCCGCCTGGGCCCTGTGGCACGGCATGTGGGCGACGGGGGTGGCCATCGCCACCTTGATCGCCGCCATCACCCTGGTTCCCGTCGGCCTCGACGGCCAGGCCCTGCTGTCGCTGGGGTTGGCGGCTTTGCTGGGATCGGTGGCCAACGATCTCTTGCGCCACATGCTGGAACGCCGGGGCTGGCGCTTCGCCGCCGTGGTGGCCGGCCGGAACCGCGAGGCCGCCGAATTCCGCTTCCTGGACCAGCATCCGGAACTCTTCCGATGA
- the hisH gene encoding imidazole glycerol phosphate synthase subunit HisH, translating into MTIAIVDYGSGNLRSCAKAFERAAADLGLSVPVVVTADPGRVAAADRIVLPGVGAFGDCRRGLEALPGMIETLERQVLGKGRPFFGICVGMQLMATRGLEHGNFPGLGWIPGVVQALEPTDSALKIPHMGWNELRLEAADHPLFAGLADGSHVYFVHSYALRAQNRAHILAVADYGGPVTAVVGRDNMVGTQFHPEKSQAVGLKLIANFLKWTP; encoded by the coding sequence ATGACCATAGCCATCGTCGATTACGGGTCCGGCAACCTCAGGTCCTGCGCCAAGGCCTTCGAGCGGGCGGCGGCCGACCTGGGCCTGTCCGTCCCCGTGGTGGTCACCGCCGATCCCGGCCGGGTGGCGGCGGCGGATCGTATCGTGCTGCCCGGCGTCGGGGCTTTCGGCGACTGCCGACGGGGCCTGGAAGCCTTGCCCGGCATGATCGAGACCCTGGAACGCCAAGTCCTGGGCAAGGGCCGGCCCTTCTTCGGCATCTGCGTCGGCATGCAGTTGATGGCGACGCGTGGCCTGGAGCATGGCAACTTTCCCGGCCTCGGGTGGATTCCCGGCGTGGTTCAGGCGCTGGAGCCCACCGATTCCGCCCTCAAGATACCGCACATGGGCTGGAACGAACTGCGCCTCGAGGCGGCGGACCATCCGCTGTTTGCCGGCCTGGCCGACGGCAGCCACGTCTATTTCGTCCATTCCTACGCCCTGCGCGCCCAGAATCGGGCTCATATCCTCGCCGTCGCCGACTACGGCGGCCCGGTGACCGCCGTGGTGGGGCGCGACAACATGGTCGGCACCCAGTTCCATCCCGAGAAAAGCCAAGCCGTGGGCCTCAAGCTGATCGCCAATTTCCTGAAGTGGACGCCATGA
- the hisA gene encoding 1-(5-phosphoribosyl)-5-[(5-phosphoribosylamino)methylideneamino]imidazole-4-carboxamide isomerase, giving the protein MIFLPAIDLKDGQCVRLLRGEMDKATVFGDDPAAQARKFQDAGCEWLHVVDLNGAFAGRPVNADAVLAILAAVAMKIELGGGIRTLETVDFWLGQGVARVILGTVALRDPDLVKEACRRHPGRVAVGIDAKDGFVAVEGWAEVSAMTALDLARRFEDAGVSAIVYTDIARDGAMQGPNTEATVALARAVSIPVIASGGVSSMADLAALKAAGGDILEGAISGRAVYDGRIDPAAAVAFLRA; this is encoded by the coding sequence ATGATCTTCCTGCCCGCCATCGACCTCAAGGACGGCCAGTGCGTCCGCCTTCTGCGCGGCGAGATGGACAAGGCCACCGTGTTCGGCGACGACCCCGCCGCCCAGGCCCGCAAATTCCAGGACGCCGGCTGCGAGTGGCTGCACGTGGTCGACCTGAACGGCGCCTTCGCCGGCCGGCCGGTCAACGCCGACGCGGTGCTGGCGATCCTGGCCGCCGTCGCCATGAAAATCGAACTGGGCGGCGGCATCCGGACCCTGGAAACCGTGGATTTCTGGCTCGGCCAGGGAGTGGCGCGGGTCATCCTGGGCACCGTGGCGCTACGCGACCCGGATCTTGTGAAGGAAGCCTGCCGCCGTCATCCGGGCCGCGTCGCGGTGGGCATCGACGCCAAGGACGGCTTCGTCGCCGTGGAAGGCTGGGCGGAGGTTTCGGCCATGACCGCTCTCGACTTGGCCCGCCGGTTCGAAGACGCGGGCGTTTCCGCCATCGTCTATACCGATATCGCCCGCGACGGCGCCATGCAGGGCCCCAACACCGAAGCCACGGTGGCCTTGGCCCGCGCGGTCTCGATTCCCGTCATCGCCTCGGGCGGCGTGTCGTCCATGGCGGACCTGGCGGCGCTGAAGGCGGCGGGCGGCGACATCCTGGAAGGGGCGATCAGCGGCCGGGCCGTCTACGACGGCCGCATCGATCCGGCCGCGGCCGTCGCGTTCCTGAGGGCCTGA
- the hisF gene encoding imidazole glycerol phosphate synthase subunit HisF gives MLKTRIIPCLDVNNGRVVKGVNFVNLVDAGDPVEQARLYDREGADELTFLDITASHEGRDTIYDVVARTAEQCFMPLTVGGGVRRVEDIRKLLLAGADKVSINTAAVKNPEFVREAAEKFGSQCIVVSVDAKTVAPGKYEIFTHGGRNPTDLDAVEWSKRMAAYGAGEILLTSMDRDGTKQGFNLPLTRAISDAVTIPVIASGGVGTLDHLVEGVLEGHASAVLAASIFHFGTHSIRQAKEHMRAAGVAVRID, from the coding sequence ATGCTGAAGACCCGCATCATCCCCTGCCTGGACGTGAACAACGGCCGCGTGGTCAAGGGCGTCAACTTCGTCAATCTGGTGGACGCGGGCGATCCGGTGGAACAGGCCCGGCTCTACGACCGGGAAGGCGCCGACGAACTGACCTTCCTCGACATCACCGCCAGCCATGAAGGCCGCGACACCATCTACGACGTGGTGGCCCGCACGGCCGAACAATGCTTCATGCCGCTTACGGTGGGCGGCGGGGTGCGTCGGGTGGAAGATATCCGAAAGCTGCTGCTGGCCGGAGCCGACAAGGTCTCCATCAACACGGCGGCGGTGAAGAATCCCGAATTCGTGCGCGAGGCGGCGGAAAAATTCGGCAGCCAGTGCATCGTGGTCTCGGTGGACGCCAAGACCGTGGCGCCCGGCAAATACGAGATCTTCACCCACGGCGGGCGCAATCCGACGGACCTGGACGCGGTGGAATGGTCGAAGCGCATGGCGGCCTACGGGGCGGGCGAAATCCTGCTCACCTCCATGGACCGTGATGGCACCAAGCAGGGTTTCAACCTGCCTCTCACCCGGGCCATCTCGGACGCCGTGACGATCCCGGTGATCGCGTCCGGCGGGGTGGGGACCCTGGACCATCTGGTGGAAGGGGTGCTCGAAGGCCATGCCTCGGCGGTGCTGGCCGCCTCCATCTTCCACTTCGGCACCCACAGCATCCGCCAGGCCAAGGAACATATGCGGGCGGCGGGCGTCGCCGTCAGGATCGACTGA
- a CDS encoding phosphoribosyl-ATP diphosphatase — MNHVLDRLFAIVAGRRGADPKASYTAKLFADGRSKICQKLGEEAVETVIAGTAGTSAQVASESADLLYHLLVLWADAGVGPQDVWAILEKREGTSGLAEKAARKETP, encoded by the coding sequence ATGAACCACGTGCTGGACCGCCTGTTCGCCATCGTCGCCGGCCGCAGGGGCGCCGATCCGAAGGCGTCTTACACGGCCAAGCTGTTCGCCGACGGCCGCTCCAAGATCTGCCAGAAGCTGGGCGAGGAGGCGGTGGAAACCGTGATCGCCGGAACGGCGGGAACGTCGGCCCAGGTGGCATCGGAAAGCGCCGATCTGCTTTATCACCTGCTGGTGTTATGGGCCGATGCCGGGGTTGGGCCGCAGGACGTCTGGGCGATCCTCGAAAAGCGGGAAGGAACCTCGGGCCTGGCCGAAAAGGCGGCCCGGAAGGAGACGCCATGA
- a CDS encoding histidine triad nucleotide-binding protein has protein sequence MTYDPNNVFAKILRGEIPCRKVHEDDFALAFHDIAPQAPVHVLVIPKGPYVSMDDFTAHAPAELVAGFFRAVGETARILGLDGEGYRFLANTGTNGHQEVPHLHVHIFGGKRLGPMLSRPSQV, from the coding sequence ATGACCTACGATCCGAACAACGTCTTCGCCAAGATCCTGCGGGGGGAAATTCCCTGCAGGAAGGTGCACGAGGACGACTTCGCCCTGGCCTTCCACGACATCGCCCCCCAAGCGCCGGTGCATGTGCTGGTGATTCCCAAGGGGCCCTATGTTTCCATGGACGACTTCACCGCCCATGCCCCGGCCGAACTGGTGGCCGGCTTCTTTCGGGCGGTGGGCGAGACGGCGCGCATCCTGGGGCTGGACGGGGAAGGCTACCGCTTCCTTGCCAACACGGGCACCAACGGTCATCAGGAGGTCCCCCACCTGCACGTCCACATCTTCGGCGGCAAACGCCTGGGGCCGATGCTCAGCCGGCCATCGCAGGTCTAG
- a CDS encoding AmpG family muropeptide MFS transporter yields the protein MTGWADAFRIYLDRRILTVFLLGFSSGLPLALTGATLAVRLTEAGVSLAAVGLFALVGLPYTFKFLWAPIMDRAGLPILTPLFGRRRGWMLATQGALIAALLALGGVDPAGHPWETAALALLVAFCSASQDIVVDAYRVEILDEAQYGAGAAAVQFGYRLAMLASGAGALWLADAVPWPTVYAAMAALVGVGVATVLVNREPTTPLAAIGHPRSFLAWTKDAFGGPFLDMIRRHGKGVALILVFVVLYKFGDAMAGVMANPFYVKIGFTKSEIASVSKVFGFFATILGTALGGVLVAKLGIFRSLLVCGVLQAASNLMFAAQAVAGADLQFLIATIGIENLSGGMGSAAFVAYISRLCNIGYTGTQYALLSSLAALGRTGLASWGGFLAESLGWVDFFLLSTLAALPGIALIWWVRRV from the coding sequence ATGACCGGCTGGGCCGACGCGTTCCGCATCTATCTCGACCGCCGCATCCTGACGGTCTTCCTTCTGGGCTTTTCCAGCGGCCTGCCCCTGGCGCTGACCGGCGCCACCCTAGCGGTACGCCTGACCGAGGCCGGGGTGAGCCTGGCCGCCGTGGGGCTGTTCGCCCTGGTGGGGCTGCCCTATACCTTCAAGTTCCTCTGGGCGCCTATCATGGACCGGGCGGGCCTGCCCATCCTCACGCCCCTGTTCGGCCGGCGGCGGGGCTGGATGCTGGCGACCCAAGGGGCTCTGATCGCGGCCCTGCTGGCGCTGGGCGGCGTCGATCCGGCCGGCCATCCCTGGGAAACGGCGGCCCTGGCCCTGCTGGTGGCCTTTTGTTCGGCCAGCCAGGACATCGTCGTCGACGCCTACAGGGTGGAAATCCTGGACGAGGCCCAGTATGGCGCCGGGGCGGCGGCGGTGCAGTTCGGCTATCGCCTCGCCATGCTGGCGAGCGGGGCGGGGGCCTTGTGGCTCGCCGATGCCGTGCCCTGGCCCACCGTCTATGCCGCCATGGCGGCGCTGGTGGGCGTCGGGGTGGCGACCGTGCTGGTCAACCGCGAACCGACGACGCCGTTGGCGGCAATCGGGCATCCCCGTTCCTTTCTGGCCTGGACGAAGGACGCCTTCGGCGGGCCCTTCCTCGACATGATCCGCCGCCACGGCAAGGGCGTGGCGCTGATCCTTGTCTTCGTCGTGCTTTACAAGTTCGGCGACGCCATGGCCGGGGTAATGGCCAATCCCTTCTATGTGAAGATCGGCTTCACCAAGTCCGAGATCGCCTCGGTGTCCAAGGTCTTCGGATTCTTCGCCACCATCCTGGGCACCGCCCTGGGCGGGGTGCTGGTGGCGAAGCTAGGCATTTTCCGGAGTCTGCTCGTCTGCGGGGTCCTGCAAGCGGCATCGAATCTGATGTTCGCCGCCCAAGCCGTGGCCGGGGCCGACCTCCAGTTCCTGATCGCCACCATCGGCATCGAGAACCTGTCGGGCGGCATGGGCTCGGCGGCCTTCGTCGCCTACATCTCGCGGCTCTGCAACATCGGCTATACGGGGACGCAGTACGCCCTGTTATCCTCCCTGGCGGCGCTGGGGCGGACGGGGCTCGCGTCCTGGGGCGGGTTCCTCGCGGAAAGCCTGGGCTGGGTCGATTTCTTCCTGCTCAGCACGCTGGCCGCCCTGCCGGGCATCGCGCTGATCTGGTGGGTGAGACGGGTGTAA
- a CDS encoding class I SAM-dependent methyltransferase, translated as MSEFYGSYDAFKNYRRPVLKAKHVRRYDREFWEPMACRTHMAVLEIGCGTGLFLAYLKAKGVAEFLGIDLDPALAPHIPPEAADRFRAGDVRDFLAADAEGRRFDRVAMYDVLEHFTHEDGAHLLRSLGAVLNPGARVLVKVPNMGSPWGGQYQFGDMTHKAAYSPSSLRQLALACGFVCTRCLPHRLGSPSRQVFDRMLHGVLGRLVMTPPEIWSANVFAVFDKS; from the coding sequence ATGAGCGAGTTCTACGGCAGCTACGACGCCTTCAAGAACTACCGGCGCCCGGTCCTGAAGGCCAAGCACGTCCGCCGCTACGACCGCGAGTTCTGGGAACCGATGGCCTGCCGAACCCATATGGCGGTGCTCGAGATCGGCTGCGGCACCGGCCTGTTCCTCGCCTACCTGAAGGCCAAGGGCGTGGCGGAATTCCTGGGCATCGACCTGGACCCGGCGCTCGCCCCCCATATTCCGCCCGAGGCGGCCGACCGTTTCCGGGCCGGCGACGTCCGCGATTTTCTTGCTGCCGATGCCGAGGGGCGGCGCTTCGATCGGGTGGCGATGTACGACGTGCTGGAGCATTTCACCCACGAGGACGGCGCCCATTTGCTGCGCTCCCTGGGCGCGGTGCTCAATCCGGGTGCCCGGGTGCTGGTCAAGGTTCCCAACATGGGTTCGCCCTGGGGCGGGCAGTACCAGTTCGGCGACATGACCCACAAGGCGGCCTACAGCCCGTCCAGCCTGCGCCAGCTCGCGCTCGCTTGCGGCTTCGTCTGCACGCGCTGCCTGCCCCACCGGCTCGGCAGCCCCAGCCGGCAAGTCTTCGACCGGATGCTGCACGGGGTCCTGGGGCGGCTGGTCATGACCCCGCCCGAGATATGGTCGGCCAACGTCTTCGCGGTGTTCGACAAGTCATGA
- a CDS encoding glycosyltransferase family 9 protein: MIGHRLAGHRFEANAFWRLVPGGMPRRWWLFRPFDWLARHWPVGRSRQGLLVIRMDGIGDMVLFRSSLDHYAEAFGVPREDIVVLGCKAWGELAETVFSGYRTMVIDEHRFAKRPWYRFGVALAVRRLNPAITVCDQFFRRPLMADSLAWIAGAPQTAMSLPYINEATRSTFAWYLSQASRVVFTGHYPLHEVARHYRFVSEILGREVPAVPPMLEWREREPKVPKGAPYVVVNPGSNAPGRRWPVDNYLKLADRLHAMGFRIVVVGTSGEKADVERLKAFAETSGVIDLIGQTTMDELMDLLKHAALVLTNDSGPAHLAVALGVRTLVVVGGGHFGCFFPYPEGIAPATVRFAWTAMDCYHCFWRCPKRTDDRDAFPCVAAVTPEQAWAKVEELLA, from the coding sequence ATGATCGGGCATCGCCTCGCCGGCCACCGTTTCGAGGCCAACGCCTTCTGGCGCCTGGTGCCGGGCGGCATGCCGCGCCGCTGGTGGCTGTTCCGCCCCTTCGACTGGCTGGCCCGCCACTGGCCGGTGGGGCGTTCGCGCCAGGGGCTGCTGGTGATTCGCATGGACGGCATCGGCGATATGGTGCTGTTCCGGTCCAGCCTCGACCATTACGCCGAGGCCTTCGGCGTTCCCCGCGAGGACATCGTCGTGCTGGGCTGCAAGGCCTGGGGCGAACTGGCCGAAACTGTCTTTTCCGGCTACCGGACGATGGTCATCGACGAGCACCGCTTCGCCAAGCGGCCCTGGTACCGGTTCGGCGTCGCGCTGGCGGTCCGGCGGCTCAATCCGGCCATTACGGTCTGCGACCAGTTCTTCCGCCGGCCCCTGATGGCCGACAGCCTGGCCTGGATCGCCGGGGCGCCGCAAACGGCAATGTCCCTGCCCTACATCAACGAGGCGACGCGATCCACCTTCGCCTGGTACCTGAGCCAGGCGAGCCGGGTGGTCTTCACGGGCCATTATCCCTTGCACGAGGTGGCCCGGCATTACCGCTTCGTTTCCGAGATCCTGGGCCGCGAGGTGCCCGCCGTACCGCCGATGCTGGAATGGCGCGAGCGGGAACCCAAGGTCCCCAAGGGCGCCCCCTACGTGGTAGTCAACCCCGGCAGCAACGCTCCGGGCCGGCGCTGGCCGGTGGACAACTACCTGAAACTGGCCGACCGCCTGCATGCCATGGGTTTTCGCATCGTGGTGGTGGGCACCAGCGGCGAGAAGGCCGATGTGGAGCGCCTGAAGGCCTTCGCGGAAACGTCGGGCGTCATCGACCTGATCGGGCAGACGACCATGGACGAACTGATGGACCTTCTGAAGCATGCCGCCCTGGTGCTGACCAACGATTCCGGGCCCGCCCATCTGGCGGTGGCCTTGGGCGTCCGGACGCTGGTGGTGGTCGGCGGCGGCCATTTCGGCTGCTTCTTCCCCTACCCGGAAGGAATCGCGCCCGCCACGGTCCGCTTCGCCTGGACGGCGATGGACTGTTATCACTGCTTCTGGCGTTGCCCGAAACGGACCGACGACCGCGACGCCTTCCCTTGCGTCGCCGCAGTGACCCCGGAACAGGCCTGGGCCAAGGTTGAGGAGTTGCTGGCATGA
- the ccmB gene encoding heme exporter protein CcmB, with amino-acid sequence MSGTFARMAAILKRDLRLALRQGMDSMMVVTFFVLAVVLFPFGVGPEPNILARIAAGVIWVAALMASMLSLERLFAIDHEDGSLELLTLAPLPLEAAVAAKVAAHWLTTGLPLIAAAPLLALLLNMDLAGFAILVLALALGTPTLSLIGAVGAALILGSRRGGVLLSLLVLPLYIPVLIFGVSAVDAAIAGLAFKAQLLILAALLAGAAALCPFAAAAAVRQAVE; translated from the coding sequence ATGAGCGGCACCTTCGCCCGCATGGCCGCCATCTTGAAGCGCGACCTGCGCCTGGCGTTGCGCCAGGGCATGGACAGCATGATGGTGGTCACGTTCTTCGTCCTCGCCGTGGTCCTGTTTCCCTTCGGCGTGGGGCCGGAGCCCAACATCCTGGCCCGCATCGCCGCCGGAGTGATCTGGGTGGCGGCGCTCATGGCGTCCATGCTGTCCCTGGAACGCCTGTTCGCCATCGACCACGAGGACGGCAGCCTGGAACTGCTGACCCTGGCGCCTCTGCCGCTGGAAGCCGCCGTGGCCGCCAAGGTTGCCGCCCACTGGCTGACCACCGGCCTGCCGTTGATCGCGGCCGCGCCCCTGCTGGCCCTGCTGCTCAACATGGACCTGGCGGGGTTCGCCATCCTGGTGCTGGCGCTCGCGCTCGGCACCCCCACCCTCAGCCTGATCGGCGCCGTGGGCGCCGCCTTGATCCTGGGCTCGCGTCGGGGGGGGGTGTTGCTGTCGCTGCTGGTGCTGCCGCTTTACATCCCGGTGCTGATCTTCGGCGTCAGCGCCGTGGACGCGGCCATCGCCGGGCTGGCCTTCAAGGCGCAACTGCTGATCCTGGCCGCCCTGCTGGCCGGGGCGGCGGCCCTTTGTCCCTTCGCGGCGGCGGCAGCCGTCCGCCAGGCCGTCGAATAG